Part of the Anopheles coluzzii chromosome 3, AcolN3, whole genome shotgun sequence genome is shown below.
CCACCCGTttcggctgctgctcctcTCCCCAACGGGGTGGGCGGCTTTTTACTCGTACTCCAGTATTTTCTTATGATAGAACAGGAggtatctaaaaaaaaaaagaaaaaatccaTATTAGTCTTCATTCGTGCTCCTTTCGATCGAACAATAAAGCCCCTCCTTACCCTTCGCTGTCCAAAACCTGCTGGAGTGTGGCAGTGGTTATAATGTGGTCATCGCACTTGACCCAAATGTCTTTCTGGTGGCGCACGTACGCCGTGTAGTGGCCCGCATCGAGCGTCCCGACGTGATTGATGACGGCGTACAGCGAATAGCGAAAATCGGTCGTACTCTTGTCCACCGGCAGGCGTGCCGTCGAGTCACTGTTTAAACTCGTGCCGGTAGAGGAACCGTTTGCTCCACCAGTTCGCTCGTTGAAAttcgacgacgaggacgacggtGAATGAGGAACGGCcgattgctgttgctgctgctgctgctggtcagACATTATCTGCGACATAAACGGTGTCATATCGAGCTCGGCAGGGAATGAGATAAAGGTGGAAATTTTCTTATCGATCtgcggaaggaaaaacaaagcaatttGTTAATGATCTTTCCTCCCTTCATCCCCTCCCGTTTGTTTGGGGAACCGGGCGCACCAGATACGCACCAGACTAGAGTGTTCGAAGCGCTTGAGATGGAAGCTGGCGACGATTGGTAACGTGCGCATGGACAGCTGCTTGGTCGACTCCTGGTAGCTGTTGCACTTGTTGCATTTGATCTTTGCACTCGAGCCGAGATGCTCCGCCCGGGTGAACCGCTCGAGACAGTCGATCAGGGACCGGGGCGGTCCACCGTACCCACCCTGCCCATTGGACGATTCGCCCAGATCGAGCGAAATGTCCCAGAACGGATCGATCGTGGTCGAGACACCGTTGCACGCCTGGCACACGACGTCACTCTGCAGACCGccggtgaagatctgatcaatAATACAGTTGCACTGTGACTGGTTTGGCTCCGCTTGGTTCCCGGTGCTCGTGGCAGTGTTTGCACCCCCTTGTGACTGATTCCCAGCCGTCGAGAGTGGTAACGCGTTCGGGCCGGACTGTGCCAACGCACCCGCGCCGTCCTGCTGTGCCGCACCTTGCTGCTGAAGATAGTTCGAGCCGCTGTGCTGCATTGGTTGATGCGAGTTTGGCTgtgtggaggaggaggatttCGATTTATCGGtcgcggcggctgctgctgctgccgctgctgcagccGCGGCCGCCTTTGCCGCCTGCTCCTTCATCGACGTTTTGCAGTGCCGATGCAGCACATCCAGCGTGGCGATGAAGAACTCGTGCGCGTCCTGCTGCTCGTACCCGGCCAAATGCCGCGCATGGTTCCAGATCAGATGCAGCAACCGGTGCAGCGACAGCGGACCCCGGGCGCCGGAGTAAAATTCCTGAAACAGCCGCGACACTTCACACACCAAACACTTGGCGGCCGTTTTCGCCGTACACTCGTGCAGCTCGGCAAGGAAGTAGTCGCGCAGCAGGGGCGTATGGATGAGCGCCTGCACGATGCAGTTCATGAAGCAGGTCGAGCCGAGATTCAGCAACCCGCGCAGCCCAATGCTGGTGAGTGCGGTTACGTGCCGGCGCTTGGGGTTCTTCAGCAGCAGTTCGATCTCGAGCCGCGAGGGACTCCACGGGCGCCAGGACAGGCTTT
Proteins encoded:
- the LOC120955394 gene encoding ubiquitin carboxyl-terminal hydrolase nonstop, encoding MGDTGCVHFASYVKEYGYEPYSYVHGYFSACVNKEARLRKALSCLCYKCGSSGPQLYCCLHCIYFACKGAHITEHYKHTKHFMALELCYGMLYCYQCRDFIYHSKCQTIAERHLWLEARSLDKSLSWRPWSPSRLEIELLLKNPKRRHVTALTSIGLRGLLNLGSTCFMNCIVQALIHTPLLRDYFLAELHECTAKTAAKCLVCEVSRLFQEFYSGARGPLSLHRLLHLIWNHARHLAGYEQQDAHEFFIATLDVLHRHCKTSMKEQAAKAAAAAAAAAAAAAATDKSKSSSSTQPNSHQPMQHSGSNYLQQQGAAQQDGAGALAQSGPNALPLSTAGNQSQGGANTATSTGNQAEPNQSQCNCIIDQIFTGGLQSDVVCQACNGVSTTIDPFWDISLDLGESSNGQGGYGGPPRSLIDCLERFTRAEHLGSSAKIKCNKCNSYQESTKQLSMRTLPIVASFHLKRFEHSSLIDKKISTFISFPAELDMTPFMSQIMSDQQQQQQQQSAVPHSPSSSSSNFNERTGGANGSSTGTSLNSDSTARLPVDKSTTDFRYSLYAVINHVGTLDAGHYTAYVRHQKDIWVKCDDHIITTATLQQVLDSEGYLLFYHKKILEYE